In Pseudoalteromonas nigrifaciens, the sequence ATTTTAAAGGTATCAGGATACGCTTCAAATAACGCAATTTGGCCAGGGCTTAAGTTCGCTTTATATTTTTCAATATTGCTTTTATCAATAGTAAACAACACTTTATCCGTATTAAACGGGTCTAAGTGATGCATACCTGCTTTATAACCTGCCGGTGCTGCGGTAATACCACCATTCCACGCAGGAATAGAACCATCTGCATTGCCTGCTTTTTGAGCGCCTAGTGGCGTTAAGTCTGCACCTAAGCGCGCAACTTCTTCGCTGCTAATTTTAGCTAAAGCAGCGTGACTTGCAAACAAGCTACAAAATGCAGTAGCAATGAGGGTAGGTTTTTTAATCATAATAATATTACCCCTAAATAGAATATTTTAAGTTAAATGAAATGTAATCGCGATCAGAGAAGGTATTAATGTCGCCGCCACCCCAAAATGAGTTGTAGCTAACATCTAATGACCACGCATTTTGATAGTTAAAGTTCATGGTTGCACCTAACGATTTACGATCCTCTATAAACAAAAACATAGGATCTGGCGTGCTACCATTTACGTCATGAGAAAATACAAAACGTGGCGAAAAGTTAATACCGTTATACAGGTTATAATAATCACCTTTAGCAATTAAGCGATAACCCCACGATGTAGCCGTAGCAAATTGTTTTTGCTCTGCTCCATTTGATAACGCCATATGTAGCGCAGAATAATCAGAACTGCCTGGGCCGGTCATAATGCCACTACGCCCAGTACCAGAAACGTTTAAACGCATTTCATCGTACTCCGGCATACTATGAATACGCACGCCACCAACCTCACCTACCACAGCCCAGCTATCTGCACCCAAAGATGGGCCAAATAAATGCGTCGCGGTAAATTGTAATTGACTGGTATTACGCTCTATATAACCTTTTGCTAGCTCGCCTGGGCCAACAACACTGACAGCATTGCCTTGGCTCATTTGTGAAATACCTGCAAATTCAGGGCGTAAACCTGCCACTGCTAATTGCTCTGGCATTGCAGCGTAAAGTAGCTCTACGTCATCAATTTGTAGTGGTTCATCTTCGCGAAAAGTAAACTCACCGGCAAACGCAGTTTCACCTAAAGATGTGTTGAAGCTCAAACCATAGAGTTTAATGTCTTCTGGGTATTCATTTTTTGCTAAAGAGAAAGCTCTTAAATTATGAATATTATCTTCAGTGATTTCAGTCGTTGTAATCATTGCTAAATCTTGGGCAAGTGAAGCTTGAGTAAAATTAGACACTCGACCAGATACTAACGGGCGACGGCTATGATAATTCACATGATAAAATGCCACTTCCGTGTCATTAAATTCAGGTAAAAACACGCCTAAACGTAAACCGTATTGGCCGCCGTCATCCGGCTCTACTTTACCTTCATCGCCTTTACCTTTTAGTGCTACCTTAGTTGGATAGGCTAAATACATTTCGGCCAGTAGCGCTTTGCCTTGAGCACTTGAAGGATCAACGCCTTTGAGTGAGGCTGCTAGGGCAAAGTCAGAGGTTAAATTATTTAAACTGTCGGTTAAAAATGCTAAATCAATATCAGGATTTGAAGTAAAACCTAACTGCACATTTTGCTGATAACCATTTTCAGAGGCAAAGTCATTGGTAGAAAAATACGTTCCCGTTGCTGGTAAGCGTGTTTCTTGCCATTGGTATTGATAAAAACCCTCTAAGGTTACGTTATCAGTAATACCTAACGACGCCCATAACATACCAACAGGTATAAAGGCTTCTTTAAGCTCTGCACCAGGCGCTTTTAAACGGTCTATGTCAACTGGGTTAACGTTAATACCATGCGATATTAATGTACTTTCACCCCAATTTATTACTTGTTGACCAACGCGAATTGATAGTGGGTTTTTTCCTTCATTTAAATCAAAGCTTGCCCATACATACGCATCTAATAAACGGATGTCAGCACAGCTTTGTGCTTTTGTATCTTTGTCATCACATGGATCGACGCCTTGGCCTGAGGTAGGGTTTACATAAGCACGATCGCCATCCATTAACTCAAAGTCATAAAAATACATAAATCGAGTAAACAAACCATAATTATCTTTACTGATAGATAGATCATGGGTGCCCTTTAATAGTTTTGAAAACGAATCACCACTATCAAAGTTTAAATCGCCTGCATCACCATTGTTTGAATATGATCCTGGTTGCGCCCACACATCTTGCGATGAGTAAACGGTATTGTTTAAGGCTGGGTTATAACCCGTCCAATCGAATGAAGGGTTGTTACTTTTACCTATTAAGCCAAAGTCTCGGTCTTCTACACGAATACTTTGCCCATAAGAAAAAGTGGAGTCGAAAGTTATATCAAAACCTCCGGCTTCAAAAACTGCCGCTTGTGCAGTCATTGCAGATAACCCTAAGCTTGCGGCTGCTAAACCTATAGCGATTTTATTTTTAACAAAAAGCGATCTTCTTATCATTTTGGTTTCCCCCCTGTCGCGGGTCATTTTGTGTGATCAAGTTATTGTTTTTAGTGTAATCGTAACGATAGAAGCGAATTAAACAAATTACAAACAGTCGCCTTCAATCAGTCATAATCTTTTTTTATTCACTGACGTTTACGCAATGGTAAGACGTCATACCAGTAATTTATACACGCAAATTAACAATAGGACAAATCGAAATTAACAAAAAGGCAATATTTATGTATATCTATAACATAAATACAAGCGCTTAAGCTACTCGTTCGAGGCGGATAAACTTATTTTCGGGGGTAAGTATCAATCTAAACCTACCTCGCACCCCTAAACTAGAAATGTAGGGGCGCAGGTAGTTTGCGGCAAATCGAATGGTTTTACCGCTGTCATCTACAACTTGTACTGAGCGATAACGTCCATGGTAGTAATCCATGCATTCGTTGTAGCTCAAATTTAATCTAAAATAATATTCAATCATGATTTAATTTAAGGCTTTTTCAACCTTCTCAAATAAATCGTCGCTCAGCGTATCTAAATCAGCTAAACGCTGCAGTTGTGTTTTCATTGCTGCAGAACGTACTTTATCGTAACGTTTCCACGACATAAAAGGCGTTAACATGCGTGATGCATTTTGCGGATTAATAGTATTGAGCTTAATGAGTAAATCACCAAGCAAAGCATAACCTTTACCATCTAGGCGATGAAATTGCGCGGTATTAAAGTGACTAAAACTGCCAATTAAAGCACGCACTCGGTTAGGGTTTGAAAAGTCAAAACAAGGATGTTCATACAGTGCTTTAATATTGTCAATTGCATCATCACCCGACTGCATGGCTTGCAGTGCAAACCATTTGTCCATTACTAATACGTCGTGTCGCCATTGGCTATCAAAATGTGCAAGCAAGGTGTCACTTAATGTATGCGACGCTTTTATAGCACCACTGAGCGCACCGAGCACATTGGTCATATTAGTTGAGCTTGCAGCTTCTTTTATAAATTCAGCCGCTGATAAACTGTCTGTTTTTGCTAGGTAATACAAACATTGTTGTTTTAATGAACGTATTGCCACAGCAGCCGCATTAACACTGCCATCGTCTTGAAGTGCTTGGTAACAATTAATAAATTCTTGTTCAAGGGTATCGGCTATTTGCTGTTCAAACTGCTGCGTAATAGTAAGAATAGCATCAACTGGGATCGTCTCAAACTCAGCTGCTAAGGTATCAAAGCTAGGGAGTTTTAACAGTTCAGCAAGTAATGCCAAGTCACCTGCTCTACTGGCTATTAATACCTGTAATGCTGCTATTATTTCATTACTTAATGGTTCAGGGTTTTTGCTTGCAATACCACGCTTAACCGCATTAATAAATAGCTGTTGCTGTGCATCCCAACGCGAAAAGTCGCTACGCGCAAAGCGCATTATGTGCAATAGGTCTTGATCGTTACTGTGCTGCTTTAATATACACGGGGCTGAAAAGTCTTCCAATAAAACGGCAACAGGTTGCTCTGCTAGCTGATCAAAATTAAATGTTTGCGTTGCTTTAGTTACATCAAGCACATGATCAACGCTCTGACCTTTATATTGTAACGGTACACTTTTCCCCTTGCTATCTAACAGCTCAATTGCAAAAGGAATATGCAAAGTATCGTTTTGTGGCTGATTAATTGGCGCAGCCTGCTCAATGGTAAGGCTAAACGTTTGCGTCTCGCTATGATAACTTTGTTGTACATTTAAACGAGGAGTACCCGATTGGCTATACCAGCGTTTAAATTGCTCTAAGTTAATATTAGATGCATCACTCATAGCACTTACAAAATCGTCACAGGTAACCGCTTGGCCATCGTGGCGTTCAAAGTAAAGTGTCATGCCCTTTTGAAAGTTAGTTTCACCAAGCAAGGTGTGCATCATGCGAATAACTTCAGCGCCTTTATCGTATACAGTCACAGTGTAAAAGTTATTCATTTCAATTACTTTTTCTGGACGAATAGGATGCGCCATAGGCCCTGCATCTTCACTAAACTGGTGAGTACGCATTACTTTAACGGCATCAATACGGTTTAGCGCGCGCGAGCCCAAATCACTGCTAAATTCTTGATCTCTAAATACTGTTAAGCCTTCTTTTAACGATAACTGAAACCAATCTCTACAGGTTACGCGGTTGCCGGTCCAGTTATGAAAGTATTCATGCCCAACAATAGATTCAATGGTGTGATAGTCTTTATCGGTAGCGGTTTCTTGATTTGCCAAAACACACTTACTATTAAAAATATTAAGCCCTTTATTTTCCATCGCTCCCATGTTGAAAAAATCAACGGCAACAATCATATAAATATCAAGGTCATATTCTAAATTAAAACGTGTTTCATCCCACTGCATCGCTTTTTTTAGTGAGCTCATTGCATGCGGTGTTTTTGACAAGTTACCTTTATCTACAAATAAGGCTAAATCGACATTCTTACCACTTTTTGTAGTATAGCTGTCATTTAATACATCAAAGTCACCCGCCACTAGCGCAAATAAGTAACTTGGCTTTTTAAACGGATCTTGCCACTTAGCAAAATGACGACCGTCTTGCGTTTCACCACTATCTACCATGTTGCCATTAGAGAGTAACTGCGGGTATTTTTTGTCTGCTATTATGGTTACATCGAATGTTGATAAAACATCTGGACGGTCCATATAGTAAGTTATTTTTCTAAAACCCTGCGCTTCACACTGAGTACAATAAGCCCCACCCGATAAATAAAGTCCTTCTAGGGAAGTATTTGTTTGCGGAGAAATTTCGGTCACTATACTAAGTTGGCAGTGATCTGGTAAATTATTAATAATGAGTTGCTCACCCACTATTTTATAATCGCTAATATCATGAGTATCTATTGAGAGCGACACTAAGCGTAAATCAATACCATCGAGTACTAAAGGTGCCGTTTTAGCGCCCACGCGGCTCAATGTAAGTAGCGCAGTGACTCTTGTTGTTAACGGCTGTAAATCAAAGTTAAGCTCGGTGTGGTTAATTAAAAAGTTTGGCGCTTGGTAGTCTTTTAAATATTGTGTTTGCGGTTTTTGTGCGGCAGTCATAAATACTCCAAAAACAGCCTCTTTTATGTTTAAAAGAGGCTGTTTAAATTAAGCTGTCTGTTTAGGTTTAATACGTAATATTTTAATACCTAAATAAGCGTAAATAATTGCCAAGACAGGGTTAATTAAATTAAAGAAAGCATACAGTGCATAGTCAAATGGATTGATCAATAACACACTTTGCATATATGCACCACAGGTATTCCATGGGATCAGCGGGCTAGTAATTGTGCCGCCATCTTCTAAGGTACGCGATAAATTAACCGGCTTTAAACCACGGTTTGCGTATTCTTCTTTAAACATCCGCCCCGGTACCACAATAGCAATATATTGATCCGCTGCAATGACGTTTGTACCAATACAAGTCGCTATAGTTGCAGTGATTAACGACCCTGTGCTTTTTGCGATTTTAAGAATACTCTTAACAAACACATCTAACAGCCCCGTTTTTTCCATAATAGCGCCAAACATCAGTGCCGTCATAATTAGCCAGGTTGTTGTAAGCATACCTGACATACCGCCACCACTGAGGAGCGCATCCATATTGTCGTCTTGGGTACTAATACTAAAACCATCAAAAAAAGTGGTCCAAATTAATTTAAAGTAGCCTATTAGCTGGCCTTGGCTTATGTCTATTTGGCTGGCAATTAAATCAGATTGAAACAACACAGCCCACACAGCGCCAAGTACCGCGCCTATCGATATAGCAGGAAACGCTGGCATTTTGCGTATCGCAAGTACTAAAAGTACAATTAAAGGCACTAGCATTTCTAAACCAATATTAAAGTTTTGCTGCAAAATAGCAGTAATTTCATCAATACGCCCTGCTTCACTCGATGCAGTCGCGTTAAACCCCATAAATATAAAGATTATTAAGGCAATTACAAAGCTCGGTACTGTAGTCCATAGCATATGCTGAATATGTTCAAATAAATCTGCCCCCACAACCGCAGGCGCTAAATTAGTAGTCTCTGATAGTGGACTAAGCTTATCGCCAAAATACGCGCCCGATATAACCGCACCAGCCGTTACTGTTTGCTCTAACCCTAAGCCTGTAGCAACGCCTAATAAAGCCACACCTATTGTAGCCGCTGTGGTCCACGAACTACCAATGCTCATTGCTACAATGCCACAAATTAAACAACTAGCTGCATAAAACCAACTCGGATTAATAACCTGTAAGCCATAGTAAATTAGCGTAGGTACTGTGCCCGAAAGCAACCAAGTGCCTATTAACGCACCTACCATAAGTAAAATTAAGATAGCACCTAACGACAAGGTGATCCCTTCAATCATCGCATCTTCTAGTTTTTTCCAATTGTAGCCATTTTTTAGACCTATTAATGCTGCTGCAAAAGTAGCAAATAACAAAGCTATTTGATTTGGCCCAGAAGAGGAATTATCACCAAATAGATAAACAGCCGCACCAAGTAAACAAATGAGAACTGAGATTGGAATGAGTGCATCAAAAAACGAGGCGGGTTTTATTGGTTTTTCTTCTAATGACTTCAAGATAAAGACTCCTACACACATCTAATGCATGTTAATTATTCTTCTTAGCACATACAGCGCATTAATCGAGCAACATTGATCTAGCTCAACTTTGTGTAATCAGCGATTATAACAATCTTGTAAATTATGGGTAGCAAAAAAGGCGCAATTGCGCCTTTTTTTATAGAGGTAAACCAATTATTACTTTTTGGCTATACGCCCGTATTTAATATAGTCTTGAGTGATCAGGGCTGCTTCCTCTAAAAATGGATCCAGCTTTTCAATTACTTCCGGCACATCATCTAAGTTTTCGATTGGTTTTTCACCTAAACGCGCTAAACGCTCATTAGTACGCACTAAAGCGCGTGCTTCATTTTCATCTTTTTCTTTAATACGCTGAGCTTCTACTAACGAAATAGTTTTGCGGTCTTTCTCTTCGTTGTAGCGAGTAATGTCTTCAAATACATAATTAAACTCTGGCTCTGACTGAATACGCTGCGCATGTTGCTTATCTAAATACGTAATAATCGGTTTTAAGTCACCCATTTCTTGGTATCTAGCGCGTACTATGCTATCCCACGGCAGTGCATTATCTTGTTTGCTTTCTCCCCACTCTGCGGGATCAATTGCAGATGGAAACGAAATATCAGGAATAACGCCTTTGTGTTGTGTGCTACCACCATTTATGCGGTAAAACTTAGCAATTGTATACTGCACACTGCCAAGCTCGTTGTCGTACAGGTCGTACGCTCGCCCTAAGCCTTTGTGCTGTTGTACAGTGCCTTTACCAAAGGTTTGCTCGCCAATCACAATACCGCGACCATAATCTTGTATCGCTGCTGCAAAAATTTCAGAAGCAGATGCACTGTATCTGTCTACTAGAACAGTTAACGGGCCATCGTAGTACGTAATACCATCGCGGTCTTTCTGCTCTTCAATACGATTATTAAGAGTGTGAATTTGTACCACTGGGCCTTGGTCAAAAAACAATCCAGAAAGCTGTGTTGCCTCGTATAAAGAACCACCACCGTTTTGACGTAAATCTATAATAACACCGTCTACTTTGGCTTCTTTTAGTTTAGCCAATTCAACTTTTACATCTTGCGACAAGTTATTATAAAAGCCAGGAATTTCAATAACGCCTATTTTACTGGTTAAATCGGAATACTGTGCTTCAAACACTTCAGATTTAGCTGCTCTGTCTTCTAGGCGTATTTTATCTCGGGTTATTTCAACTATTTTAGGCGTACCGTGCGCATCAGCGCCTTTTAAATACTGTAAACGTACTTTTGTACCTTTAGGGCCTTTAATTAAATCAACCACGTCATCTAAGCGCCAACCTATCACATCAACAAACTCTTTACCGTCTTGGGCAACGCCAATAATGCGGTCATCGGCTTTAATTTGTTGTGATTTATCGGCAGGACCACCCGGTACTAAACTGCGAATAACGGTATAGTCTTCGTCTGGGCTTAATACTGCACCTATGCCTTCAAGCTCTAGGTCCATATCCATTTTAAATTGCTCTGCACGGCGCGGCGATAAATAAGAGGTATGCGCCTCTATACTGCGTGCAAGCGAATTCATTACTATTTGAAAGGCATCTTCGGATTTTGATTGTACTAAACGCTTTTGTGCATTTTTATAGCGCTTTACAAGTACATCCTTTATACCTTCCCAATCTTTACCGGTCATTTTTAAGCGTAGTGCGTCATATTTAACGCGCTCACGCCATATTTCATCAAGTTCGTCTTGGGTGGTTACCCAATCAGCATCTTCTCGATCAAAAAAGTATTCATCTTGTTTATCAAACGTCATCTCATTTTCAAGTAATGAAAGCGAGTAATCATAACGCTCAAAGCGACGTTTAAGGCTTAGGTTAAAAATATCAAACGTAAAGCCTAACTTGCCGGTTACCAATGCGTTATCAAAGCCATTACGATATTGCTCAAATGACGCAATATCGCTGGCTAAGAATACACTTTTATTAAAATCAAGGGATTCGATATAACGATCGTACACTTTACTTGAAAGCTCATCGTTAAATCGAACCGGTGTATAGTGTGAACGAGTAAATAAGTTAACCACTCGTTTGCTGGCTGTAGCATGTTGACTTTCTTGCTTGAGCAACGGTAAGTCTTTTAACGTAACGGCTTCAACGGCAGCAAATAATGAACCTGAAAACAGGGCAGCAACTAACGGAATGAGCGTAAACTTTTTACTCATACACAACTCCTTAATTTATTTTCAGCTTAAATAATGTATAAGCTGTCAGCTTTGGTTTTAACTTGCATACCAGTCACTAATTCAACATGAACGTCGTCTTTGTTCACTTCAGTGATTATTGCATTAACAAGTGCTTGGCCAAGTTTAACCTTAACCTTATTATTAACCTTGACCTCACTTGCTGGTAAAGGTTCAATTTTTCCTGAACGCTTAACCGGTGCGGCTTTAGCTGTTTTATCTGCTGAAGTAGCATTTTTAGCGGCATGAGCAGGTTTCTTTTTGAAAGATTTTGCATCTGCATCTGGACGCGGACGTTGCTGCTTTTTGCGTTTAGCCATTTTCGCGCGGCTTTCTTCCAATGCTTTTTGTGCATGGTCGATATGCTCTTGCTCAACTTTTTCAGCTTGATTACCATCAAGATCAATACGAAACTCTGACTTAGTCACAGCTTCTAAATAACGCCAGTTAGACGTGTATTTTCTAAGCGCTTGGCGCACTTGAGTCTTGCTTACTTTTTCAGACCCTTCAATACGCTCAGCAATATCTTTAAAAATACCGACTTTAAGCGGTTTGATACCGTCTTTTTGTTTAAAACACTGCGGGAATTCTTGATATAAAAATTCCAACACTTCGTTCATATCTTTTAGCTTGTTTGTGGTTTCCATTTTAGAACCTATTTTTCACATCTTTTCATCAAGGGACGAATCAACATAGTGTATTACCCAGTCGACCAATTCTTCGAAGTCGGCCTCAATTACAGCCATATCACCACGAAGGTGTTCCCAAATACCATTAATTGTTTCATCGATAAATTCACACTCGGCTTCGTCTGGTAGACGATCCCAAGCAATATGAATCAAATCATTGAGCGTTTCCGCTACATGTTCTTCATCGCCTTCCCAATCGCCCACATCTTGTACGGCAAAAAGGTAGTCTTGAACATTTAGCAAGTCTTTCATTATAGGCTTGCCTCTAAGCATTTTACTAATGCTTCAAGACCCGCTTGATCGTCAGTATCAAATCGGCTAATACTTGGGCTATCTATATCAAGTACAGCAAATACTTTACCAGCTTTCATAATAGGTACAACTACTTCAGAATTTGACGCTGCATCACAGGCTATATGCCCATCAAAAGCGTGAACATCTTCTATTAATTGTGTTTGTCCGGTTGCAGCGGCGGTTCCACATACACCCTTTCCTACCGGAATTCGAATGCAAGCTGGGTTACCTTGAAACGGACCAAGCACTAATTCGGTAGGTGAATCCATAAAATAAAAGCCCGCCCAATTTACATCATCTAATGAAGTAAATAACAGCGCGCTTATATTTGCCATATTAGCAATTACATTCGATTCACCGCCTATCAGCGATTGCGTTTGCTTAACTAATGACTGGTAAAAATCGTGCTTTTGCATACCAAACTACTTCTTATTAAACATACAGTAGCTAAAGGTACTCTTTGTCGTGAAAAATTGAAACCTTTTGCGGCTAAAAAAAAGGAAAATGCACGCTTTATCAGCATGCTTGCTTAATAATGCTACGATTATTTTTTTGCGGTTTTACGCAGCCCAAACAAAAACAGCCCTGCAGCAAACCCAGACATCACACTATTTATTAAAAATATCTCGCCCGTAGTAGCACTAAGTAAGTAACTAAAAATAGCGCCGCCTAATAAACCAAGCGTTAAAACCCCTGAATAATTTACTTTAGCGTACTTAAACATAAGTAAGTAACCTGGCACTACAAATGCGGCCATCGTTAACCCTACAATATGTGCGTTTGCTATTGCCGTCATCAATAATTGAAAAAATATTGATAAAAAGTCGCCACTCATAGCAAGGCCATAATAAACACCCAACATACCACCAATAATGATTGGGGAGAGTAATGAAAGCCCGACACTTTTTGCAAGTTGATGTTTCATCGTAAAATCCTTAAATATACAAACATAAGCCTCAATAATATAAGCATGCCCTAAGCGAGGTAGCTTATAAATAGAGACTATGGTCGTAATTTAAACTTACAAAACAAACGCGTTATTTTATATGAGGCACAAAAAAGCCCGCTAATTAAGCGGGCTGTTTTGTTATATGGTGGAGAGATAGGGATTTGAACCCTAGATGGGCTATAAACCCATGCCGGTTTTCAAGACCGGTGCATTCGACCACTCTGCCATCTCTCCGATACTGCTATAGTTAAAAATAAGAGTGTATTTTAAACTATTTTAAATAAATGCTTATTATTGATTTTAAAAACCAATAACACCATTTATTTGTTAAATAAGTGGTGGAGAGATAGGGATTTGAACCCTAGATGGGCTATAAACCCATGCCGGTTTTCAAGACCGGTGCATTCGACCACTCTGCCATCTCTCCGCACGGCCTGAATAATAGGGAAAGCGCAGAGGTTTGTGAAGCTTTATTTTAAATTAATTGTTTAAGTGATTAAAAAACAACTAATTTGTTTAAAGTTAAAGCAAAAGTGGCCTGTATTAATTGTAATTGAACTTTTATTTAAATATTTCACTCTATTGAACTACAAAGGTTTGCCCAAACATATAAGAGTTGTTAATCTAAATTTAGTTAAATTATCGGAACTACTCAGTTTCAACCACAGGAGCTCTACAATGGCGTTTAATCAATCGTACAATACCGCTAAACCGGTAATGTCTACCATTGAAACAAACAAGGTGCTTAAAAACACCTACCTATTACTTGCTATGACACTCGCATTTAGCGCTGTTACAGCGGGTATTTCAATGGCACTACAGTTACCATACTTTATGGGATTAGTGTTCACACTTGTCTCGTTCGGCTTATTATTTGTAGTAAATAAAAAAGCAGAAACTGCATCTGGTGTATTTTGGGTATTTGCTTTTACCGGCTTAATGGGCGCAGGCCTTGGCCCAATGCTTAACCACTATGCAGAAATGCCTAATGGCCCTATGCTAATTATGCAAGCGCTGGGCTCTACCGCGCTGATATTTTTTGGTTTATCGGCTTATGCACTTAACACTAAAAAAGACTTCTCATTTATGGGTGGCTTTTTAACGGTTGGTTTAATCGTTGTTATTGTGGCAAGCATTGTTAATATTTTCATCGGTAGTTCACTGATGTTTATGGTACTTAATGCTGCTGTGGTATTAATTATGTCTGGTTTAATTTTATTTGATACCAGCCGTATTATTAACGGTGGCGAAACAAATTATATTCGCGCAACTGTGTCACTTTA encodes:
- a CDS encoding Bax inhibitor-1/YccA family protein; this translates as MAFNQSYNTAKPVMSTIETNKVLKNTYLLLAMTLAFSAVTAGISMALQLPYFMGLVFTLVSFGLLFVVNKKAETASGVFWVFAFTGLMGAGLGPMLNHYAEMPNGPMLIMQALGSTALIFFGLSAYALNTKKDFSFMGGFLTVGLIVVIVASIVNIFIGSSLMFMVLNAAVVLIMSGLILFDTSRIINGGETNYIRATVSLYLSVYNLFTSLLALLGANND